Proteins co-encoded in one Natronorubrum daqingense genomic window:
- a CDS encoding RNA methyltransferase, giving the protein MSEELDDQTTVTRRTPPAVAVVDAQTPGNVGTIARGMKNFGFEDLLLVDPPALDRDGPAYGFAGHARDDILPNASEVTFDQLVENYHTIGCTAVTNEDDNSHVRFPFSTPGELADRLETVEGPTALVFGRERVGLTNEELAQIDEICSIPAAEEYPVLNLGQAATITLYELSSLTLAKGDTQLPDREQVRAPQETVDRVYDQWDALLAELNHPSEKHDKTMRMLRRIHGRADLTAREAHTLLGVLRRATDRPEKK; this is encoded by the coding sequence ATGAGCGAGGAGTTAGACGACCAGACCACGGTCACTCGTCGAACACCGCCAGCAGTCGCCGTCGTCGATGCCCAGACGCCGGGGAACGTCGGGACGATTGCACGAGGCATGAAGAACTTCGGATTCGAAGACCTCCTCCTCGTCGACCCGCCAGCACTCGACCGTGACGGCCCAGCGTACGGATTCGCAGGACACGCTCGAGACGACATTCTTCCGAACGCGAGTGAAGTTACGTTCGACCAGCTCGTCGAAAACTATCACACCATCGGCTGTACGGCAGTGACGAACGAAGACGACAACAGTCACGTCCGTTTTCCGTTCTCGACTCCTGGCGAACTCGCAGATCGCCTCGAGACCGTCGAGGGACCGACGGCACTCGTCTTTGGCCGTGAGCGTGTCGGACTTACGAACGAGGAACTCGCCCAAATCGACGAAATTTGTTCCATTCCGGCTGCCGAAGAGTACCCCGTTCTCAATCTCGGTCAGGCGGCGACGATCACGCTCTACGAACTCAGCTCACTCACACTCGCGAAGGGAGACACACAGCTTCCCGACCGCGAGCAGGTCCGAGCGCCACAGGAGACGGTCGATCGAGTGTACGACCAATGGGACGCGCTTCTCGCGGAACTCAATCATCCGTCCGAAAAACACGACAAAACGATGCGGATGCTTCGTCGGATCCACGGTCGGGCGGATCTGACAGCGCGAGAAGCACACACGCTCCTCGGTGTCCTTCGCCGAGCAACTGACCGCCCCGAAAAGAAGTAA
- a CDS encoding Cdc6/Cdc18 family protein, whose protein sequence is MSANDDRDPLFQYDDPVFADERLLEITHLPGPDRIVGRDEQMQRVADALNPAIFGSEPNHLFIFGKTGTGKSLISRSVTQRVISEAGRDDIVVKYAFIDCGEQNTEASVIKTIAQLVNEPEASGISVPDRGLGTGDYYKRLWEAIDHCTDVTIVILDEIDMLENDEVLRKLSRAGENRRISDSSIGIIGISNKIDFPDHLSERVKSSLSRDELVFSPYDANQLVEILEKRRDAFHDGVLSDDVIPLTAALAAQEHGDARKAIDILRNAGRIAKKQNATRVTADHVRDAKEKTEADRFNELIEGSPQQAKAILYSLTLLTENSSEKEFPTKIIYNQYKSIARQLNFDVLSERRVQEILQEQNFLNVIQSEREGRGRGRGAHAKHRLLENPSIVKKVLLRDSRLAVLEDDGDE, encoded by the coding sequence ATGTCCGCCAACGACGATCGTGATCCGCTCTTTCAATACGACGATCCGGTCTTTGCTGACGAGCGATTGCTCGAGATTACGCACCTCCCCGGCCCCGACCGCATCGTCGGCCGGGACGAACAGATGCAACGCGTCGCAGACGCCCTGAACCCTGCAATCTTCGGCAGCGAACCCAACCATCTATTCATCTTCGGGAAGACTGGAACCGGAAAGTCACTCATTTCTCGATCGGTGACCCAACGTGTTATCTCGGAAGCCGGTCGTGACGACATCGTCGTCAAGTACGCCTTTATCGACTGCGGCGAACAGAATACGGAGGCTTCGGTCATCAAGACCATCGCGCAACTCGTCAACGAACCCGAAGCGAGTGGCATCTCCGTTCCCGACCGCGGACTCGGCACCGGTGACTACTACAAACGCCTCTGGGAGGCCATCGACCACTGCACGGACGTCACGATCGTCATTCTAGACGAGATCGACATGCTCGAGAACGACGAGGTCCTTCGAAAGCTCTCTCGAGCGGGCGAAAATCGGCGTATCTCGGACTCGAGTATCGGTATTATTGGCATTTCGAACAAGATCGACTTTCCCGATCATCTCTCCGAGCGCGTCAAATCGAGTCTTTCACGTGACGAACTCGTCTTTTCACCCTACGACGCCAACCAACTCGTCGAAATCCTCGAGAAACGCCGCGACGCGTTTCACGATGGTGTCCTTTCCGACGACGTGATTCCGTTGACCGCCGCGCTGGCGGCCCAGGAACACGGCGACGCGCGGAAGGCGATCGATATCCTTCGCAATGCGGGTCGGATCGCAAAGAAACAAAACGCGACGCGCGTTACCGCGGATCACGTCCGGGATGCAAAGGAGAAAACCGAAGCCGACAGGTTCAACGAATTGATCGAGGGCTCTCCACAACAGGCGAAGGCGATCTTGTACTCGCTGACGCTGCTCACCGAGAACAGTTCGGAAAAGGAGTTCCCGACGAAGATTATCTACAACCAGTACAAGTCGATCGCTCGTCAACTCAACTTCGACGTCCTCTCCGAACGGCGAGTCCAGGAGATCCTACAGGAACAAAACTTTCTCAACGTGATTCAATCCGAACGTGAGGGACGTGGGCGCGGTCGAGGCGCGCACGCGAAACACCGGCTCCTCGAGAACCCGTCTATCGTCAAAAAGGTGCTCCTGCGAGATTCGCGACTGGCCGTCCTCGAGGACGACGGCGACGAGTAA
- a CDS encoding class I adenylate-forming enzyme family protein yields MSNITKRLRETAMGHQNEPAIAGEDGVEPLTFSTLWSQTDAFAGGLQERDIASGDTVVICLSNPQAFLVAFYGALRNGSVPVTMPSSYTNAERTTVLNETNGTAYVTDETPFLGILNRVTSVRVAITVDIDSRMGIDLSAFLDNDGMNSAGSRTGIDVVRQSDTDRGLIAYVGYDDGSPLGVVYTHSAISASARLGASIPHETTRPHHLGVLPPSNPIELLYGVNATILRGGQYHPQAQWCPERLRTTLAADDIDRILVTSSQYDELRASETDGTNEDDSDTTIAVIEQMTSLPERTRENATSGCATNGDATRYVGSPETGLTHARVPGDGPNSTHTTLPDVEVRNIEDGDGGRSVRSPAAMTAYANRPELTDETMITTDGTRWIRAEAIVTGGTTASVVGSTAR; encoded by the coding sequence ATGTCGAATATCACGAAGCGGTTACGAGAAACAGCGATGGGTCATCAAAACGAACCAGCAATCGCCGGTGAGGATGGGGTCGAGCCACTAACGTTTTCGACGCTCTGGTCACAAACGGACGCGTTCGCTGGCGGGTTACAGGAACGTGACATCGCCAGCGGTGATACTGTCGTGATCTGTCTGTCGAACCCTCAAGCGTTTCTCGTCGCGTTCTATGGGGCGCTCAGAAACGGATCGGTTCCGGTGACGATGCCGTCTTCGTATACGAACGCCGAGCGGACGACCGTACTGAACGAGACAAATGGAACGGCGTACGTCACCGACGAAACGCCGTTTCTCGGCATTTTGAACAGAGTCACTTCGGTTCGTGTCGCGATCACCGTCGATATTGACTCTCGAATGGGGATCGATCTCTCCGCATTTCTCGACAACGACGGAATGAATAGCGCAGGATCTCGAACTGGCATCGACGTCGTTCGTCAATCTGACACGGACCGTGGATTGATCGCGTACGTCGGATACGACGACGGGAGCCCGCTGGGAGTGGTTTATACGCACTCGGCGATTTCGGCTAGCGCTCGCCTCGGCGCGTCTATTCCTCACGAAACGACGCGCCCCCACCACCTTGGGGTTCTTCCACCGTCGAACCCGATCGAACTGCTCTACGGAGTGAATGCGACGATACTGAGGGGCGGTCAGTATCATCCGCAGGCCCAGTGGTGTCCCGAGCGACTCCGGACTACCCTTGCCGCTGACGATATCGACCGGATATTAGTCACATCATCCCAGTACGATGAACTTCGAGCATCCGAGACGGACGGAACTAACGAAGACGACAGTGACACGACGATCGCCGTCATCGAACAGATGACGTCACTACCCGAGAGGACTCGTGAGAACGCAACGAGTGGGTGCGCAACAAATGGGGACGCAACTCGGTACGTCGGGTCGCCAGAGACGGGACTGACGCACGCTCGAGTCCCGGGTGATGGGCCCAATTCGACGCACACTACGCTTCCCGACGTCGAAGTGAGGAATATCGAGGATGGAGACGGTGGACGGTCCGTCAGGAGTCCAGCGGCGATGACTGCGTACGCGAACCGGCCAGAGTTGACCGATGAAACGATGATTACGACCGACGGTACGCGATGGATCCGAGCAGAGGCGATTGTGACGGGAGGGACGACTGCGTCGGTCGTCGGATCGACTGCGCGGTAA
- a CDS encoding 6-hydroxymethylpterin diphosphokinase MptE-like protein, which yields MEFDEWEPVYEAILEDFGYGREGDERARDLLGSMTNAFDFDVLSSVEDATVAIVGAGPSLEDDAALERIRGADVVFGASTATDRLAAHGIAVDCMVTDLDKNPGTVRRLTEDGVPVAVHAHGDNIPLIREVIPTCTDEYVLPTTQAAPRGPVVNVGGFTDGDRGAFLADHLGATTLEFVGWDFDDPTVDGQKARKLEWAERLLAWLERRRGEAFELLDGRRATIDTNDLPVEPTRDQ from the coding sequence ATGGAGTTCGACGAGTGGGAACCCGTGTACGAAGCGATTCTCGAGGATTTCGGGTACGGTCGTGAAGGTGATGAGCGAGCGCGGGATCTTCTCGGATCGATGACCAACGCGTTCGATTTCGACGTACTCTCGAGCGTCGAAGACGCAACTGTCGCCATCGTTGGGGCGGGACCATCGCTCGAAGACGATGCTGCGCTCGAGCGAATCCGGGGAGCCGACGTCGTCTTTGGGGCCTCGACAGCGACCGATCGGCTCGCAGCCCACGGCATCGCCGTCGACTGTATGGTGACGGATCTCGATAAGAATCCGGGTACCGTTCGACGTCTCACGGAAGATGGCGTTCCCGTCGCAGTCCACGCTCACGGAGACAATATCCCGCTGATTCGCGAGGTCATTCCGACGTGCACAGACGAATACGTGCTTCCAACGACGCAGGCTGCACCGCGGGGTCCGGTCGTCAACGTCGGCGGGTTCACCGACGGTGACCGTGGGGCCTTCCTCGCCGACCATCTCGGTGCCACGACCCTCGAGTTCGTCGGCTGGGATTTCGACGATCCGACGGTCGATGGGCAGAAAGCCCGGAAACTCGAGTGGGCCGAACGACTACTCGCCTGGCTCGAGCGACGCCGCGGCGAGGCGTTCGAACTGTTAGACGGCCGTCGAGCGACTATCGATACGAACGACTTACCAGTGGAACCCACCCGAGACCAGTGA